The genomic stretch agccacaccatgagagttgaagtctcctaaaatcaaacgtggcgagggaagaagttctattaaatcaaagagcaaccgttgcccaacctgtgctctgggaggaatatatattgaggcaatacaaagctctttaccttgtattgtcatttgacatgcgacaacttcgatgcctggattcgaggggaggttaatacgatagaaagaatagcactttttaatgcCTAGAAGTActtctccatatggggtgtctcgatcaaggcgaataatattaaaatcatggaagttgagatcaatatttgaagtaagccaagtttcacaaagggaaaatgcatcgcatttgtttctatttattaaaactttaaatgaatccatttttggtaaaatacttctacaattccactgtaagacagagatagaatccttcgtatacgcagatgaattaggcatcgaaggatacaatcgctgcaaggaggggccattgggcagttaactgcttcaaaaatgatctaattaTTGGGAGGAATgctataagaaaaaaattaattgcatcgggtacattgaaagtttcaaaaatccagtccacaatgtcagaaaatttcactaatccagagtttgtttcatcaactgagagtgcaaaaggaacaactggggttttagatgttcctggcagtgctgggaactccttctgggactttaaatttgcaagcccaggaggagtttgcttcggtttttccgcagcactgtttggtttgtttgtaactttcatttcactttgggaaatcttaggaccttttcggggaagtttagtagaggaaatatttttcctctttctagacgccccaggattggcataagttgttcccgctggtgaatcgtcagaatcggtttcatcagaggacaacagatcaaaggggctcgatgttatggtagaagtggtcacggtcttcttcagcatctcagcgtaagatcgctttgaacgctcctcaagtgaccgcttgattttatctctgcgctgcatgtacaccgggcatgtggagagctcatgctgaattccccgcagtgaatacatttttcagcatttacactgcaagaatcgtccgcatgagtttctccacacttgctacatcgtgccttattgcagcagtaggcggctgtgtggcctaactgcttgcaattggtgcaattcataacacggggtacatacaatcgcacaggcagacgaacccgatcgatcgagacgtggctagggagagcagatccggcaaacgtaacacgaaacgagtctgacggagtgtacacttttgtgccgttgacaagagacacagaccgcaattgcttgcaatctatgatctttacttttacgtcgtgacacaaagcatttttgaagcagccaaaaccgcttgccaagatacactcgaccgacagactcgaatcggttatgacaccgtcgatctccacgtctcgtgcgggtatataaacgcgatactcgcgtgtgaaaagctcggagcgagcaatagcgttggcctgttccaggtcgctgaccacgacacggagcttgttgggtctgaccttggagatctcggtcacggccttgtacccctccgtcaggtctttcgaaatctgcaggatgtttaacggtttcgatttcggtcctgcttttggccgaaagaaaacagtaaagctgccctgagatccgtccgggtaaagcctggggcgaggggggactggagaaataacagaggaagggttggcaggagggacagggtcggaggggttcggggatggtggcacgggaggcgagggatctacatccatcgcgctaaatctagcgcactagcgccgacagaacacgtacctctttacttcttctttcagcagggttggttgtcccaacggtcgaagctgcagccgttaccgccagcagcaccaatacagcagctccaaacagccaccagcagcgagccgggtgtgcgatcactcagcacagcgacacaactcgctgtcaactgttggcttcttctttttcctcctttgtgttgagattctcgtccactgctgtagcacaaatcacttagcagccaaatcggcttacgcaccagcaaacagccacgatgcgaaacagttgcacaaaggcgggcgaccttgaaccttcactcgaccaggcaaacaatgccaacacttgctcgcgcgtcttttgttttatattctatcggagcgatcaccaaacacatccgatactgatgcgtgttcggcacagaatcgtTTGAACTAGTTGTATAATATTTAatagtagagtttaaaaaagagtcggctacacatgtttgagccacgcgcgcgtagactgacatagacaatctggatattgagtacatcaggattaaacccctgaaaatgaaacaaaaagcatatcgggttggaaagttgctttttggtatgAAATAGCATATATGCTGTTATtctgatttttgatatttatctgtttttacgattttgaattagggttgggagaaaaaactgaaaaggcttgggtttgcctgtggactgtgaagctcgttatcgagaactatagtatcacaggatctctctcgtagttttggatcgttatccagaatcgattctgattagttaacactcctaaatgttaggttcaattcctaaccaagtccagataattttcgggttggaaacgttctggatgagccttggatccatGATGGTATTGGAAAACCGTTTTTTATACTCATTGTTAAATAATTGGTATtattttgaagggttactatgtctgtattaataaccagtccgttatttgtttgccaactggttacattgtatgactctatataatatcttacttagataaatcgaccaaaccgatgtaggggtatgaggtgggaccatcatcatcatcaaaaaGCTTTCGGACGCGTTCTATACGCTATGTCAAAAACTCGTATTATGCGTCCCACACGGCGCAGGCAGACTCTAGTAAGGAACGAACCAGTGAACAACAAAAGGTTCTCGAGGTACCAGGATCCTCGAATTCTTTGCCAATTCTCGTAACTAGGCCGAGTTGTCGGTTGGCTTTATCGAAGCATAATGCTGTCCAAATATAAGTTTAGTGTTCAATATAACACCAAAATCAGTGACAACGTTGCAGCGCGTCAAGTGTCATCCAGCAATGTGGTAACCATAAACTAAAGGATGCTTTTTTCGGTTAAAGCTGACTTCGGAGCATTCAGGGATAGACATACGATTAAGGCGGCACCAATCAGCGAAAAGGTCAATCAGCTCCTGGGGTCTGGTGCAGTCGTCATGAGTTTGAATAAGCTTGTAGATTTTAGTATCATCTGCCTTTAATAGTCTCTTTCCAGGAGGCAATGGAATAAGAAAAATAGTAGAGGTCCTTAGATACTTCCTTGGAGTACTCCGGAGTTGCTACGGATCCAGCTGAAATGTTGCACAAAAGCAACAAATTAGCACTCTTGTTTGCCTTTATCGCATTCTTAACCGCTGATTTTGCAAAATCAAATGTGCCAGCGCTCTATGTTATCTGTATCGGTTCGTGTCTGTTATATTCTATACCGGAAGCTTTCCTTTGCTAGGCTGGCGAGTCCCATGCAAGGTCGCACGCCCACTATGCgcggcaactaattggtcagcacttgAGTGGAGCCAACAACCTCTTTCGAGCTCTCTTTTTATTGCCTCCTTAAACACcttggcatcgaaatgcgatgtcttccactcgCGGACGGTTGTAGTGTAGGTTCTTTTCGTCGCAGGCTGCCTCACGTTGTGGTCAGCAGATCGACTgattggtgtagccatcgtctagcCTGCAGTTCGTGATCAGCCCTGAGCTAGTTCATACAGTGACTTCTCTACTCAACATCCCAAGTGTTGAAATAGCTTGCCACCTCCAACGCACAGTGGTTCCGTTTTCTAAgaagggcggtcataaatattgtttatcaaTGTGTtgcggtagtggttagctgcagttcctacaatgcttgtcttttctcctcagaaaacctctgcagagctatctgcggtgcgaaATAGAcggcgttgctcgtgccggtcgaatttactctggtggaattcgttttcgcagtgtagctacacgagaaCTATATTcatgcccggtaggttttttttctccttccggactactcgccagtggacactgttgtgtacttctgcgttttctctgtggAGTGATTCACCCCTATTGTTTCTATctgatgtggggtgagctgtaagtgtgtttgtctctctgtaagttggtggagacactttggagtggagaaagaagcagtgcgGTGAATGCATTTGCTACACGcgggcacatactggaaggggaGTGCGCGGTgtattttttctcctctccttccacatactgaggagaatgacaagcatggttCCCACCTTTCTCAGTTActctccccttcgatctgagatGGACCTCACCAGcgcacagtggtacgagagctcaaaaacgtgaacttaatacatttgctctccaaataatggtttcattgacatactatcttccgaagatatttagtatataaaagAGCTCAAATTCTGACAAAAAGTTTGAGTTTgaaactcaaccgctagtggcgctgcaaaatctaactttttagccTTACGTTTTAGAGGAATTGTGTCGTTAGCAAAATTAAAGATAAAGTTattacaaaaaactttttcgaagacacttttcttctaactcttcttGTTTCGGATATTTAACGTTTTTTATTAGactttttaaaataagtttttctcgaatatacaaaaaactgtaacatttaGGAGGTAACAATGTTCAGcgtatatttgtatatcattaaaacacacaactttgtagagcaCAAAATAGATAGAAACCAAgctattgccaaaaaatgttaaaatcattttttgtacacaaCAAGAACCCAAAATAGCaaaactagcagacgaaacctgcatagaatgaaatattatcataatcactctaGGAAATCACTTTGATCGTTGGTCCTTTTTAGTATCTTCATTGCCTGATATGAAATTCATAAAGACAGTACATAGTGCAATTGCAGGGCGAATATGTCATAAACTTGAACTAGTAATAGCATTGGACAATTTCACGCAAAGAATCGATCTCACTGTATCGATCTTTTTTTAGTACTGTAAATCTAGTAGACATTTCCTAGTCCCTATTGGCCTATTGGCTATCCGAGAAGGCACAAGAAAGCCGGAACAAAGTCATCAAGAGGGATGGTGAACTTgttgaaatatttgaaaacgaaaaataattattaccTTCATAGATACAGATTAGATCACACCAAAAAGTTTTCTAGAACAGCTTTGAATGTTGATTCACTTCACCGTTTTCTGGAATCAACAGATCCAGTTATTAGCAGTTTGCGAGACAAGCCACCTAATGTGCTTTGCGGTGATGCAAAATACAGGCTAGATGTTTATTAGGAAGATAATGCTAAttctgatgatgatttttcaactttatatttttatacatttattttagcaaaattaaaatataaaaatataatttaattattaaaaCAATTCAATAGATGATACAACGTTTTCAATTTGGAAAAAGTATGCAGTGATCAGTAGCCTGGCCAACGTTTGACGTGTATTGTCATCGAAAACGTTGAGTAAGGCtgtttttaaaagaaaacttaGGCAATCAAGATACTGAAAGGGACAAACGATCAAAGtgatttcgtagagtgattatgataatatttcattctatgcaggtttcgtctgctagtttttgctattttgtgctcttggtgtgtacaaaaaatgaagctttttttaaattttttggcaataactcgatttgtgtggaagctatctattttgtgtcttctacaaagttgtgtgtttcaatgatatacaaatatatgttgaACATTATGACCTTCTAAATGTTACAGTTATTTGTATAATCAagaaaaactaatttaaaaaacaagtctaataagagacgttatatatccaaaacaagaagagttagaagaaaagtgtattcgacaaagttttttgtaataactttatctataactttgctggagacaccatttctctaaaACGTAAggctaaaaagttagattttacagcgccactagcggtggagtttcgaactaatttttttgtcatgatttgagcctttttatatactagatatattcggaagatagtatgtcaataaaaccattatttggaaagcaaatgaatttagttcacgtttttgagctctcgtacACTGTGCAGCGGTAATCCAGTATACTATATAATAAAGTGCGGTAacccaattcagatatcgttgggtgaatacagccagaaactgaataagactcgcaccgccaggtggtttgagaagccaccatcatccagcgtgtatacggggtgtgtgcacatacataacgtgtgtgaatatctatagcgtgtatcgctagcgtgcgtggctagctatacagcgcgtgcatgtctatagcgtgtgcatgtctatagcgtgtctgtaCATGTCTATAGcctgtgtggcttgctatatagcgtgcgtggcttgctatatagcgtgtgcatggtacagcgtgtgtgcatgtctatagcgtgtgtggttaGCAAATAAATCACCCTATGTTGATTTTAAATATTATAGcaaatcattcagaactaaatcaaaaatttgccatgttgaaaaaacaataatCAGTTGTCAATAAACGGCATTGACATACATTATCAATGGCATTGACATTATTATCAATTATCAAGTCCCAAAAtttactgagtgtattttaacatttatttgaagaatgtttgagccagtgagcctgaatcacataatttttcgctcaagtcctactatttgcagcaatcagttgtaaaattatctacagttaaccgggaatgcatTATTGACCCTCTGCCTAAATTAAGCTAtctcagtgcaacttgatacaaaagattCAACACATTCACCACATTTAATtttattcttgttttggatacgacaGCAAGTGAAACtgcatagctgcacatagcttctgctgttgatcattgtcgttaccggtgccgtctgtagtggtaaacgtcatctggagcagagaTCTGCGGTGCgattcacagttggtttcttgagcatggcagaagaggaaaaaagattgggagaaaaaaaaaatagactgcgttgctcgtgccggtcgaatttactctggtggaattcattttcgcagtgtagctacacgaggaccattaaattgattatccccattgagtgtattcccaaatctTTTGCAAGAAATACACTTTAGACAGGTCGTATTCTAcattaactctgcggtcgtgtcttataaacaacctcttcaacttttttggaGAGGACTTCGAcagaaataataacaataaatggGTTTGGAAAAGCGATTCAATAGTTTCACCTTCAATATCCATCTTGaaatagacaaatttttacTCTAAGATTTCCCCTAgattttatgtttcatttgttatcAATCATGATCTTGGATGAATTCAATAATTTGAGGCATAGAATGACGTTtctattaaaccaagcaacggCGTAAAGTtttgtgtaaataaataaaataaagtcaTCATTTCGCATAGAATTGCATGAAACCTGGATTTAGAAGGTGTCCTAGCTTAGCTATGAAATATTATTCCTACTATTTTTTATGATTTGATTcgtaaaaattatttaaataacaaaTTATTGACAAATAGTAGCGGCGTCTTGAGTGTTTGTACTTATAGTGGTGAAAGATTTTGAAAGCTGTTTAATATGCTTGAAACTATAACAATGTATTCCTGGGATAATCTTTATATTATGCTTCACGCATATTTTTTCTATGTGAAAACATATTAAACCTTGCTCTAACTTTTGTGTATATTCAATGAGGAATAGGACGCGATTATGTCTTTAACTCTAAGTCAGGTTGGTACATTATCTGACATAATCTGTTCATGATCCTGCTTTGAGCTCACGTAATTAAATTGTTCATTCCACCTAATAAAATAAAGCTttgtataacaaaaaaatagcTAAATCGTTTGTGGATAATAAAAATCTTTTCAATCCTTCATTACACTACTTTTTCACATGCAATCGAAGCTGCTTTTTCAGCAAATCGAACACTTCTTTCCGCTTGTAGGCATCATTTGCTTGGCGCAGGGCAAGCTTCCGATTTTTGCGAGCTTCTAGCTCCGACGCCTTTAGTATATCCAATGGCAGTTGATCCAGATTAGCTAGCTGATCCTATGTGAgaatttgaaatgttattaTTTGCAACCGAGGGTTGATTCAAAAGTTCGAATTACCACAAAAAATTGGTGAATTATGGATAATTTTTCCATACTGCTTACTTCAACTATTTCTTTGCCGAGGTTTTGAGATTTTCGAATGAAGTCGTACAGTTGACTAATAATGGATGACGCCACTCGCATGGTTTTGCTAAAACGATAAATAGAAATATcgctttaaaatttaatatttaaacAGCTAAAAACTAACTTACTTTCCAACGCATTTTCTCAGCGGTTCCCCCAGCAGGTAATTCATTTGAGCTTTCAAGCCCTCATTTTTTCGCTCCACGGTCTCTAACTTCTTTTTGTACATATCCAACATGTAGTTATGATTGCTAAAATATCTGGGAAACTCATCTAGAACTACCTTGTAGTGGTAGTCTATTCGAGTGAAAACCATtaaattgttgttgaatttttgGATCAGATCAATAGTACGATGGTTTATGTTGTTTAGACCGTTCATGAATAGTTCCACCTCCGGCGTACAGTTCGGTTGTTCTCTCAGTTCCGGGAAGATTTTCTCAGTGTAGAAGGCAGAAATTTCTGTGCCAATGTTGGGTCCTTCCGTACGAATGAAGAGCGTTTTACATTTACGTACACTTTCAGATACCTTAAGAAAAGTTTTGATGATTATAAGGGggtcgataaaaaaaaacatgaaaaactcaCAGAGCAGAGCGATCCGTCCGCAGAACGATGAAGATGATCGTTTTGCAGTCTCCACAGTGGGTCCATTAGAAGGTAATAATAGTTCTGAAATGAGAAACTTACACTTTATCACAGACCTTTAAATAGTTTTAGCAAACAGAATACCCGCATCTGCATAATCTTCGTCCACCGTTCCTCAAGCAGTAGAATCTGTTCCGTCAACGCTGCTGACTGGTTCTGTCTGTCCTGTAAAATATTTTGTAACCGTCGAGTTTCCTGCTGAGCTGCCTTCTCACGGTCGGACATCTCCAAAACTTTGTTGTAAGCGTCATCCTTCCATTTTTTGAAGAGTGGTTTCGTTTGCTTACAAAAACCACGAATCCATTTGGCGAATTTTCGCTCCAGCCGATTTCTCTCGCGGATCTTTAATAAACTTTCCGCAATGTAGTAACGCAAAAAGGTTTTACGACGCTGATCGCGTATGTTGAGGATATCTGTTTTTGGGCAAAACTTTCTGATTCGAGGCCGGTAGCGGAGCTCGTGTATGTAGTAGTTGTCCCACTCAGTAGCGAGACGGTTGAAGTATTTCGTTTTGTATCCGAGTTGCTCTTCGTCAAAATCTGGTGCGTTGACCTGCAACCGATCGCGCACGTTAGTGCGGCTGCGCATCAGACTTGTGTAGTACTTGGAGtgtgttttgtctttaaaatCATAGAGAAATCTGGTTTAAAACAGTTTACCCGATATTCGACGTATGTTTACttacattttttcaaatttttcgccTTATCCTGAAATTCCGGATCAATATAAAACGACCCGAGTAAACCATCGCTTCTGACTAAGCTTTTAAAACGATTGGAAGGAAAGCGCAGTTCTGCCTTTTCCGGTGTTTGATGGGGCTCTTCCGGACTGTCCAGCTTCGGAAGCCGAATCTGCGAGCGGACATCGCTTGTGGTTTGAGTTGGTTCGAGAGTTTTAAAATCCTGAAAGTTGGTCATCCGCTGTTGTAGACTCTCATCGTATAATTGGCGGTATTCTAGAGCCTTCTCTGCTATTAATTCGTAATAGCGTTTACGCTTCTCCGATGTATGTGCCTTTGCTTCGGAAGCATTTTTCGAAGCGGTTGTGTTTTTTTCCTCTGTCGAGCATCCTCCAACTGATTTCACATCCGACTTTTGTCGAATGTTTTGTTTCTTCGTTTTCATATTTTCCCCTGTGCGGTCGTACAACAACATAGTAATTCGTTTGAGACGATCTTTTTTCAACCAGCGACTTCGAAGGCGATCTTTACGGCGCTTTCGCTGCGTGCGAATGGTTGGAATACGAAAGTATGGAGTGCGAAGGAAGGATAGAATTTTCACCTCCTCCATTTTATCGTCGTCGTCGGACGATTCGTCGCTGCTCTTCGGGCAAAGCGGTATTCTCATGTGCGCCAGTCTAGTATTGATGAGATTTCGCTCACTTTCTTTGGCCGAATCCATTTCCCGATAGGAACGAACGAGCAAACTCAAGGGGATTCCAAACTTGGTTTCGCTTTCCAACAACGGATCTAATCGGGGAAGTTTAGTAAATGGTCCATACATGTGTCCTTCTATGTGGGGTATCTTCGATGTTTTGCGCAGTTTAGTAACCCTTCTGCCTTCATTGGTAATATAGTCGTGTGGTTTAGTATCCACCGAAGATCCTAGTTCAGACTCCAAAGTTTCTTTTTCACGCTTAATTATAGCGATATtacttttgtttttaaagttgtACCTTTCTCTTGTAGCCCAATCGCGAAATGCAGTGCCCTGACTAGCACTGGGACAATGCTCTTCCAGCAACATTTTGTCCAACTTTTTTATCATTTCCTTATAATCATCATCGGATAAGTTTTTGCGAGAGCTAGCCTTGAACTGCACTTCCGATTGCTCCGAAGGAGTCGATTTTTCGACATTTCCTGCCAGCTGAAGTTCGTCTATTGTTTTCCTGATGAATGCCCCAATATTGCGATCCTGCACCCGTGCCTCGTTACCATGCCGACACATGTTCACCTTCCGTAGGTCTTCTGTGAGGGTTTCCAGTACTCGGTTCGAAGTTCGCATACGCATTAGCTTCTGCACGGTGGACACTCTTTGAGGGTGCACCTTGGATCGAAAGTGAGGCTTCTTACTGCCAAGTCCACCCAGGAAGTTGACCTCATTCGGTGGACGGTTAAACGGAATGTCGTACCTGTGGTCGATATAGGGCAGGTTGGAGGAGAGATCTTCACGCTCCCAAACGAAGTTTTTGGTTCCCTGCAGGACCAAGGGTGCGATTAAATAAGTTTTAGAAAAATGATTGCAAATACTCACCTGTATAACCGATTTTCTGCTGGATGTGGTGAATTTCGACGTAATTCGCATAGATGTTCCATTTTTTCGACCGTGCATTGCAACGCTTAGTGTGGAATGTGGGATAGTAACGTTGTTTATATCGATAATCGGGCATCCATAGTGTTGCATTCGAGCCATTACTATGGATGATGATAAGACATGCGCGTTTCACGGGTAGATGTTTATACGAACAAAACAAGATTTGTGTTCGCCAGGTGAAGAAAACGCGACGGAATTTCCGACGTTCTGGGAATTTGATACCAAAGTAATAGTACCTCGGTAAAACTAATAaaggaaattttaaaaattgatgATATTAAAGTACAAAgtgcaaaataaaaatactTTATTCATTTTTAACTTTTAGCTTGATGGTAATGttattttgcagaaaaaaaaacgactgcaacaaaaacaaatcgttGGGTTTGGGGTATCATGACCAGAGGCGGATTGCcgcgaaggcgaagcaggcaCTCGTCAATCATCGACGGGCGCCAAACGAGTAGAGAAATGAAAACtcaaatcataataataatttgaATCGGCAGttttaatgaatattttttttaagactgatatttttctaaattgttgagaaaataaaaaatatcatatAACATCGAACTTAGACCAAGACAAATAGGaaacaatttattaaaaaacctaaatttatccacctagcggtgagacccagcctttctcattcgaacttattatttgttaaaatagatttacaccaacacttaaaaaatacaccttgataatttctgctgaatttgttattcattctaaacaacaaatttttggtagccaacagcacaactataccgaacatttaaaatataacattcacacacatatgaacatgcattaacacatatacatgcaaataacattaaattctttcaaatatatgatgcgaatttgtttttgattgtggtataatcgatttgtaatcatttactgcgtataaatatttagattgtttatgtcaactttagtcagtagatttcaaataatttaccattaaatgttgttccttatacatcaatttgaatgatcttttcAGTGAAAATGGAATTCTTGTACGcattgatattactgatcgtttctgatgggcatccaatgaatgggcaaataccaatcaatatgggttcttgaaacctggattatacccagtggccagaatccgacttCAAACCCCATTTTCAATCCGGATGACAACTTCTGGTTGAATCATagaattataaaatttttcataaaactgccgaactgcctaatctgggtatttcgatggcgaatatggcgacagtttccggtCAACAGCTTAAAGtgacaaataccatccaatacgatttggtcagcggtatgatacccggaggctacaaatcatcttcagacgccattttaaattactagacagtagcttccggtttctggaaaccag from Wyeomyia smithii strain HCP4-BCI-WySm-NY-G18 chromosome 3, ASM2978416v1, whole genome shotgun sequence encodes the following:
- the LOC129729680 gene encoding uncharacterized protein LOC129729680 — encoded protein: MHGRKNGTSMRITSKFTTSSRKSVIQGTKNFVWEREDLSSNLPYIDHRYDIPFNRPPNEVNFLGGLGSKKPHFRSKVHPQRVSTVQKLMRMRTSNRVLETLTEDLRKVNMCRHGNEARVQDRNIGAFIRKTIDELQLAGNVEKSTPSEQSEVQFKASSRKNLSDDDYKEMIKKLDKMLLEEHCPSASQGTAFRDWATRERYNFKNKSNIAIIKREKETLESELGSSVDTKPHDYITNEGRRVTKLRKTSKIPHIEGHMYGPFTKLPRLDPLLESETKFGIPLSLLVRSYREMDSAKESERNLINTRLAHMRIPLCPKSSDESSDDDDKMEEVKILSFLRTPYFRIPTIRTQRKRRKDRLRSRWLKKDRLKRITMLLYDRTGENMKTKKQNIRQKSDVKSVGGCSTEEKNTTASKNASEAKAHTSEKRKRYYELIAEKALEYRQLYDESLQQRMTNFQDFKTLEPTQTTSDVRSQIRLPKLDSPEEPHQTPEKAELRFPSNRFKSLVRSDGLLGSFYIDPEFQDKAKNLKKYKTHSKYYTSLMRSRTNVRDRLQVNAPDFDEEQLGYKTKYFNRLATEWDNYYIHELRYRPRIRKFCPKTDILNIRDQRRKTFLRYYIAESLLKIRERNRLERKFAKWIRGFCKQTKPLFKKWKDDAYNKVLEMSDREKAAQQETRRLQNILQDRQNQSAALTEQILLLEERWTKIMQMRNYYYLLMDPLWRLQNDHLHRSADGSLCSVSESVRKCKTLFIRTEGPNIGTEISAFYTEKIFPELREQPNCTPEVELFMNGLNNINHRTIDLIQKFNNNLMVFTRIDYHYKVVLDEFPRYFSNHNYMLDMYKKKLETVERKNEGLKAQMNYLLGEPLRKCVGNKTMRVASSIISQLYDFIRKSQNLGKEIVEVSSMEKLSIIHQFFVDQLANLDQLPLDILKASELEARKNRKLALRQANDAYKRKEVFDLLKKQLRLHVKK